The genomic region ATGCTCGAACACCAATATTTTTGCCTTTGCGGGAGTAAAAAAGAAAAATATAGTAATGTACATATACAACGTAACAACGAATATTGAAGAGTCAGTTCATGATGCATGGCTCAAATGGATGAAAGAAATACATATACCGGATGTTTTGGCCACTGGTAAATTCTTAAATGCGAAAATGACCAAGGTTTTGGTCGAAGAAGAAATGGGTGGCACTACTTATTCGGTTCAATTTACGACTGTGGACAAGGAAACTTTAGAGCGCTATTATAAAGAAGATGCCAACCGTCTGCGTACCGACGCCCAAAA from Costertonia aggregata harbors:
- a CDS encoding DUF4286 family protein, encoding MYIYNVTTNIEESVHDAWLKWMKEIHIPDVLATGKFLNAKMTKVLVEEEMGGTTYSVQFTTVDKETLERYYKEDANRLRTDAQKRFPNKFISFRTELQVISEH